A window of Maioricimonas rarisocia genomic DNA:
TGATAACCGTCTGGCCGTTTGCCCAGGACCTCAAGAAACAGGTTGAGCTTCGCTGGCGCCTGAACGACGAGGGACGGCCCGTGTTGCCGAAAGCGCATCCGTGTCACGCCCTGTGATGGAAGTGATTAATCAGTGGTGACACTCTGAACGTTCGCGAATCGCTCTCAGTCTTCGCGTTTGCAGTCTTCGCGACTGCTTCGCACTCGCGATGCACGTCACAGCAGTGGAGCGACACCACCGTCGACGTGAAATCCTGCGACACAGGAATCTGTATGCGGGAAGGGAAGGCCCAAAACACACGAAAATTAACAGAATCTGATCTTACGCCTGTAAATCGGCTTGTCAATATGCGTTTCAACACAGGGGCCAACCCACGGTGCCTCGTTGACACTCTTCGGGGCACTGCCTAGCATCGTTTCGCCGCTCAAGTGTCTCAAATCCGCAGTTCCAGGGCTTCCGGTGATTCCAACCGGCGTAGGGCCCGACGTCTTGCTTTCGGCGGCACGCCAACGCATGGTCGAAACTCGTACGCGCACTGAAGCATCTCCCGGTCCCGGCCACCCCGAACCGGTCATGAAGCTGACGCGGTATGACCGCATCAGTTCCGGCATGATTGCGGCGTTTCTGTTCCTGACTCTCTCGACCGGGGTCGCGGCCTCTTACTGGTACGCGACGCGTCCCCCGGCCGAACCGCAACTGATTCCCATGGAACTGCTCGACCTTTCCGGTGGCGATCCGGAGGGTGCGACCGACGAAGCCTTCGAAGTCGAGTCCCCCGAAGAGCTCGTCGACGACGCCTCCCTCGCCGAGGAACTCTCCGAAGAAGTCGAACTGCAGGAAACCCTCGACAACGTCGTCGAACTCTCCGACCAGGCCGCCATGCAGCTGCAGCAGGTGAACGCATCGGGCGAGCAGAACGTCGGCACCCCCGGTTCGTCCGTGGGAAGCGGCCGCCGACCGCTCGGGTCCGGTCCCGGTTCCGGCGGACTGCCACGCGAACAGCGGTGGTACATCCGCTATGCGGATCAGGCCGACATCGAAGAGTACGCCAGCCAGCTCGATCACTTCGGCATCGAACTCGGTGCGCTGTTGCCCGCCGGCGAACTCGTCTACATCTCGAAGCTTTCCTCCCCCGCGCCGCAGGTGCGTCGGGTCACGACCGGCAGCAACGAGAAGCGGCTGTACATGACCTGGCGCGGCGGCAATCGCCGTCAGGCGGATACGAAACTGTTCGCCAAAGCGGGGATCGACGTGGGACGATCCGAGATCTTCCACTTCTACCCACCCCAGGTCGAACAGCGGCTTGCCACACTCGAACACAACTATGCCAAGCGGGCGGCGAAGGACATTCGCCGCACCTATTTCGTTGTTGAACCCAAACCGGGCGGGGCCTACGAACTTGTCGTCACCCGCCAGACGTATTTCCGTTGAAACGTGGTTCCGGTTCCCGTCACCGATGATGTACGCCCTCGGCCTGTCCAACCCGACCATTACCGTTCCGACGGTCGACTGCGCTGAACCAACGACTCCAGGGATTGCAATCTGATGAACTCGGTCCTCGAGTGGTCCGGCCCCGTCATCTACACGGCACTCGGCATTGCCGCGTTGTACGGGGTCTTCTGCGTCGTGTTGCTGATCCGGAAGATCCAGCAGAAGCGATTCTCCAGCGAGAGTGCCGCCGAACAGTTTCTGGACGACGTCCGCGGTCGACTCCAGAAACGGGACTTCGACGGAGTCGCCGACATGTGCGATTCCCCGCCTTACTGGTCCAAGGCGACGCCGCAGATGATCCTCTACGCACTCGGCCACAGAGACCGCGGCCCCAACAAGCTGCGGCAACTGCTGGCCGAGAAATTCGAGCGGGACGTTCTGGCCGACCTCGAGTATCGGCACTCCTGGATCGGCACCATCGTGAAGACGGCTCCGATGCTGGGGCTGCTCGGAACGGTCAGCGGCATGATTCTGGCGTTCGCGAAGATCGCGGTCGCCCAGGAGGGAGGCACCAATCCCAGCGTCCTCGCCGAAGACATCAGTCTCGCGCTCTTCACGACGGCCATGGGATTGACCGTGGCGATTCCACTGACGTTGCTGGGAGCGATGGTGCAGGTCCGCATCGGCAAGCTGACGGACGCCGTGCAGGAACATGTGAGCATCTTCATGCATGATCTGGAAGCGGCTCTGAGCGACTGACGCCTCTCTGCAGGACAACACCATGGCCAGAGGACTGTATTCCCATCAGAGCAGTCGTCGTCGCGTTCCGGTCGACGATGATCTGGACATCACGCCCATGATCGACGTGACGTTCCTGCTGCTGATTTTCTTCATGGTGACCTCGACGATGCAGTCTCCTTCGGCCCTGCACGTCCCGCCGGCGAAACATGGAGCGGGGGTCGAGATCCGCGATTCCTCGGTGATTTCGATCTTCAACACCGAAGGGCAGCCGGAAATCTACCTGGCCGACGGCGAACGAAAAAACGGGCCGGTTTCCGTCGGCGATGTCGTCCCGTACGTGCAGGCGGGCGTGGCCGAGCAGAAGACCAACGTCATCATCAAGGCGGACCGTGACATCCCCTCCGGCATCGTGGAAGAAGTGGCCCGTGCGGCAGCGGAGGTGGAAGGCGTCAGCGGATTCTTTGTCGGAGTGGAAGACAAGTCGCAGTAGCGGGCCGGCCGGAGCACCGGCGGATTCACCAGACAGACAGTCATCATGCCCATTCTGTTTCGCTGTCACCAATGCCAGCAGTTGATGAGCATCGCCCGCCGGCGTGCCGGGGCCGAAGTCCCCTGCCCTTCGTGCGGCGAGACGCTGGTGGTCCCGGACGAACAGTCGAAAGAGGCCCTGCCGGTCAGCGCGGCCCCCGAAGCGCCATCCGACTGTCACGACCGGACAATGTCCATCGTGCCTGACGATGACGAGGACGAAGAGATCGAGTTCCGGTTGCGGCGTCCCCTGGGGGATGCGTCCGGCCTGGACATGACGCCGATGGTCGATGTGACGTTTCTGCTGCTGATTTTCTTTATGATCACGGCATCGTTCAGCATTCAGAAATCGATGCAGACGCAGCCCCCCGAGTCGAAGGAGGAAGGCGTCTCGCAGACGGTCACGCTCGACGACCTTGCCGACACGTCGGTGATTGTCGAGATCGATGCTGATGACCGCATCCGCGTGGACGATCAACCGGTCGCGGGCTTCGCCCAGCTTGTCGATGTCCTCGCAGGAAAACTCGTCAACGAAAGCAAGAACGAACTGCTGATCGAACCGGATGCCCGCTGCACCCATGGTGCGGTCGTGGCCGTGATGGACGCCGGTCTGGAAGTGGGCATGCAGCGCATTCGCCGCGTGACCCGCAACGCGGAAGACTGACAAAGACGGATTCTCATACAGACACTGACATCATCGATCTGCCATGACGGACCGCCCCGAACGGACGCTGGCCCTGTGATCCGCCGGCCGTTGACAGAAAGCCTCACTCACACATGGAAGCGCAACTGGAAGTGACCCGCATCGATGGGGGGACCGAAAGCGTCACCCTGTCGAAACGGCAACCGGTTTCGATCGGTCGGCACGCCTCGAACGACGTCATCATCGAAGAGGACGGGGTCGACATTCTGCACTGCCGCGTGAGCTGGAACAAATCCGGGTACGAGGTTGCAGCGGCCACCGGCGAGGGTGTGGAAGTCAACGGATCGATGGTGCGTCACGCGATGCTCGGACCGGGCGACGTGCTGCGGATCGGCAGCGCGGACATCCGGTTCGTCGGCGAGGAACGACAGTCGAAGCCGTCTGACGAAGAGAGTGCCGCACGACGCGAACGACGCCGGGCCCGAAAACGTCGCCGTCAGCGCGCGGCAGCAGCGGCCGACGACGATGCCTCTGACATGTCGGCACTCGATGCGATCCTCGACGAGGAAGATGCCGAGGAAGAACTCGAAGAAGAGACGCCTTCGGCCCCGAGCGCCTCTCCGAGTTCTCGCCGCGACCGCTCGGAGTCTCGTTCCAGTCGCCGCTCCGGCACTGCCGCCGGGGGGTTGTCCCGCTTGCGCACGCGGCCCCGCCGACCAGGTGAAGAAGACGTTGTCCGCTCGCCGCTGGTTCTGGCGCTGACGGCCGGAGGTGTACTGCTTGTTTTTCTGACCGCGGTGTTCTTCTTCGTTGCCGGTCGCCACACGACTCAGGCCCGCTACGATGCCGCCGCACAACTGGTCAGCGATGGCAAGTACGCTCAGGCGATCGTGGCGTTCGAAGACTTCATCGTCCTCCACGAAGGACATCCCCTCGCCGAACAGGCACAGCGGGAACTGGGTCTGGCGCGCGTCGACCAGCACGTGTCCGGCGCCGTCCCGGACTGGAAAGCGGCCCTCGATGCGCTGCGAGCATTCCTGAACGACCGTCGCGACGAGCCGGACTTCGACACCGATCGCGACACGATCTGGCGGAAAGCGGGTGACATCGCTCTTGGCTCTGCAGAGTCGGCGGGGCGCACCTTCGACCGCAAACTGCTCGACATTTCGCGCGACGCCGGCACGATCCTGCGAACGTACTGGCCCCAGGACAATCCTCCCGAGGAGCTGGGGGAGCAGATCGTCAGTACCCGCCGGAAGTCGGAACAGGCAATCGTTCGCCACGAAGCGTACAACGAGACGCTGGCGCAGATGAAAGCCTCGATGGAGGCGGACGATCCACTCGGTGCCGTCGTCTTCCGCCGCGACCTGCTCACCCGCTATCCGGAGTTTACCAGCGACCGCAAGCTCGACGGACTGTTGAAGGATACGCTCGAGCAGGAACAGTCGCAGATCGCCAGCGAGGAGATC
This region includes:
- a CDS encoding MotA/TolQ/ExbB proton channel family protein, with translation MNSVLEWSGPVIYTALGIAALYGVFCVVLLIRKIQQKRFSSESAAEQFLDDVRGRLQKRDFDGVADMCDSPPYWSKATPQMILYALGHRDRGPNKLRQLLAEKFERDVLADLEYRHSWIGTIVKTAPMLGLLGTVSGMILAFAKIAVAQEGGTNPSVLAEDISLALFTTAMGLTVAIPLTLLGAMVQVRIGKLTDAVQEHVSIFMHDLEAALSD
- a CDS encoding ExbD/TolR family protein, with amino-acid sequence MARGLYSHQSSRRRVPVDDDLDITPMIDVTFLLLIFFMVTSTMQSPSALHVPPAKHGAGVEIRDSSVISIFNTEGQPEIYLADGERKNGPVSVGDVVPYVQAGVAEQKTNVIIKADRDIPSGIVEEVARAAAEVEGVSGFFVGVEDKSQ
- a CDS encoding ExbD/TolR family protein; this encodes MPILFRCHQCQQLMSIARRRAGAEVPCPSCGETLVVPDEQSKEALPVSAAPEAPSDCHDRTMSIVPDDDEDEEIEFRLRRPLGDASGLDMTPMVDVTFLLLIFFMITASFSIQKSMQTQPPESKEEGVSQTVTLDDLADTSVIVEIDADDRIRVDDQPVAGFAQLVDVLAGKLVNESKNELLIEPDARCTHGAVVAVMDAGLEVGMQRIRRVTRNAED